The following proteins are co-located in the Rippkaea orientalis PCC 8801 genome:
- a CDS encoding heavy metal translocating P-type ATPase yields MVQLSPKPETITNETHLETVTLDVQGMKCAGCVKAVEKQLAQQSGVISACVNLITEVAVVKYVSGEVEPQNLAQKLTTVGFPANLRNSQGITVKETHLNAVQRKQAEKKQNLWKLVTAAILLLLSGLGHLQHLGGPTVPLVSNIWFHAGLATLALLIPGREIIIDGVRGLRHGMANMNTLVGLGTLSAYFASSIALFFPQLGWECFFEEPVMLLGFILLGRTLEAEARSRASAALEALIALQPSVARLIGDPFANDPSSIEIPVEQVKVGEWLRVLPGEKIPVDGEVVVGETLIDESLVTGESLPVAKQPGDGVIGGTLNQSGAIAIKATRIGNNTTLAQIIASVEDAQTRKAPIQQFADTVAGYFAYGVMAVALLTFVFWVSIGTQLYPQVLTTIEHHGMIMITSPVVLSLKLAIAVLVVACPCALGLATPTAILVGTGIGAERGLLIKGGDVLEKVHQLDAIVFDKTGTLTVGHPTVTDCIPLTQISPQRLLQWAATVESGTNHPLALAILEAAQTQNLPLLKADNFYTEAGRGVRAMVEGESVLLGNEDWLKEQGIRVEGTDPLTDVSKTLVYLAVDGELQGLLALKDNLRPDAQETVTRLQERGLEVILVTGDRLSVAQAIAQQLGITQVFAQVRPQQKASLIEHLQHGNSKTLPSSHTPPRKVAMIGDGINDAPALAQADLGISLQGATEVALETADIVLMGTRLLDVVQAIDLSLATFYKIRQNLLWALGYNTLAIPVAAGLLLPTFSLVLSPALAGALMACSSITVVTNSLLLRRQFPDATVANSR; encoded by the coding sequence ATGGTGCAACTGTCCCCCAAACCTGAAACAATTACTAACGAAACCCATCTCGAAACCGTTACCCTCGACGTACAAGGGATGAAATGCGCTGGATGCGTCAAAGCAGTCGAAAAACAACTCGCGCAACAGTCTGGAGTCATCTCTGCTTGTGTTAACCTCATTACTGAAGTAGCCGTCGTTAAGTATGTCTCAGGGGAAGTTGAACCGCAAAATTTAGCCCAAAAACTGACAACCGTTGGCTTTCCCGCCAATTTACGCAACTCCCAAGGTATCACGGTTAAAGAAACCCATCTCAACGCAGTTCAACGCAAACAAGCAGAAAAAAAGCAAAATCTCTGGAAATTAGTCACCGCAGCTATTTTATTACTGCTTTCAGGACTGGGACATCTGCAACATTTAGGAGGACCAACCGTACCTCTTGTCAGTAACATTTGGTTTCATGCAGGGTTAGCCACCTTAGCCCTATTAATTCCAGGGAGAGAGATTATTATAGACGGTGTACGAGGCTTGCGTCATGGCATGGCTAATATGAACACCTTAGTCGGGTTAGGAACCCTTAGTGCTTATTTTGCCAGCAGTATTGCCCTATTCTTCCCCCAGTTAGGTTGGGAGTGTTTTTTTGAGGAACCCGTGATGTTATTGGGGTTTATCCTCTTAGGACGTACCCTAGAAGCAGAAGCCAGAAGTCGCGCCTCAGCAGCCTTAGAAGCCTTAATTGCCCTCCAACCGTCCGTCGCGCGGTTAATTGGCGATCCCTTCGCAAATGATCCCTCTAGCATCGAAATTCCCGTCGAACAGGTCAAAGTCGGGGAATGGTTACGGGTATTACCAGGGGAAAAAATTCCCGTCGATGGAGAAGTCGTCGTCGGAGAAACCCTCATCGATGAGTCGTTAGTGACGGGGGAGTCCTTACCCGTTGCCAAACAACCCGGAGATGGAGTGATCGGCGGAACCCTCAACCAGTCAGGGGCGATCGCTATCAAAGCCACTCGTATCGGCAATAATACCACCTTAGCCCAGATTATCGCCTCCGTTGAAGATGCCCAAACCCGCAAGGCCCCCATTCAACAGTTTGCCGATACCGTGGCCGGTTATTTCGCCTACGGGGTGATGGCAGTCGCTTTATTAACCTTTGTGTTTTGGGTAAGCATCGGAACCCAACTCTATCCCCAAGTGTTAACCACCATCGAACATCACGGGATGATCATGATAACTTCACCCGTGGTGTTAAGTTTAAAATTAGCGATCGCTGTCCTAGTCGTGGCCTGTCCCTGCGCTTTAGGGTTAGCCACTCCCACCGCTATTCTAGTCGGAACAGGCATCGGCGCAGAACGAGGGTTACTCATCAAAGGAGGAGATGTACTCGAAAAAGTCCATCAACTCGATGCTATCGTCTTCGACAAAACCGGAACCTTAACGGTCGGCCATCCCACCGTCACCGACTGTATACCCCTAACCCAAATAAGCCCCCAAAGGCTGCTACAATGGGCTGCAACGGTCGAAAGTGGTACAAACCATCCCCTAGCCTTAGCTATTTTAGAAGCGGCTCAAACGCAAAATTTACCCCTACTCAAAGCAGATAATTTCTACACTGAAGCTGGACGAGGAGTCAGGGCAATGGTAGAAGGCGAGTCTGTTCTGTTGGGGAATGAAGACTGGTTGAAAGAACAGGGTATTAGGGTTGAAGGAACAGATCCATTGACGGATGTGAGCAAAACCTTGGTGTATTTAGCCGTTGACGGAGAATTGCAAGGACTGTTAGCCCTAAAAGATAATTTACGCCCCGATGCCCAAGAAACCGTCACCCGTCTTCAAGAAAGGGGACTAGAGGTGATTTTAGTAACAGGCGATCGCCTCAGTGTTGCCCAAGCGATCGCCCAACAGTTAGGCATTACCCAAGTTTTTGCCCAAGTTCGACCCCAACAGAAAGCCAGTCTTATTGAACACCTTCAACACGGCAACAGTAAAACTCTCCCCTCTTCCCACACTCCCCCTCGAAAAGTGGCGATGATCGGAGATGGGATCAATGATGCCCCAGCATTAGCACAAGCTGATCTAGGTATTTCCTTACAGGGAGCGACTGAAGTAGCCTTAGAGACGGCAGATATCGTGTTAATGGGGACTCGTTTGTTAGATGTCGTCCAGGCGATCGACCTCAGTTTGGCTACGTTCTACAAAATCCGTCAAAATTTGTTATGGGCGTTGGGATATAATACCCTTGCCATTCCTGTTGCTGCGGGACTGCTACTCCCTACCTTTAGCCTTGTATTGAGTCCAGCGTTAGCCGGGGCTCTTATGGCTTGCAGTTCGATTACTGTCGTTACTAATTCTTTATTACTTCGCCGTCAA
- a CDS encoding class I SAM-dependent methyltransferase, producing MDFKCALCSDKLEILVQDGAITRKEYYGMLSDIHQCTNCGHIQFYPLPKPEVLDNYYSSNLFYSANSFQLEDYYTFWLEGKNASQVIFIESLILLKAEYFARTEKPVLYDYACGTGGLVAKTSQLGFNSRGSEMDKVCVEFCQSKGLSVSQGGIELLAKENNLDIVTCYHSLEHFLNPQAFIDAVNLALNDNGFLVLAVPNGSYYPAQVDFFGKFDWSFFPEHLHYFTPNSIDNFLFKNNFEVISMTSNSVADTQLDWLHKCAIINNFNPSIPQVHALYHFIDQNLLARDLRVIARKTKNPKPLNFGRKHKSRLEEVSPGNINGIIFSVKEIDNSKATPKLVINVQANKKLDKDYKVLLHLRRKEDKNTVSDDCINLDFYPEKPTSTWGSKSFWRTKESFDLYVPLLLDNPFTCYQIEIGLIDTELSIDNKYILYHDTICMIGTLCI from the coding sequence ATGGACTTTAAATGTGCCTTGTGTTCTGATAAGCTTGAGATCCTGGTTCAAGATGGTGCAATTACTAGAAAAGAGTATTATGGAATGCTTTCCGATATTCATCAATGTACTAATTGTGGACACATACAATTTTATCCCTTGCCTAAACCTGAAGTTTTAGATAATTACTATAGCAGCAACCTTTTTTATAGTGCCAATTCCTTCCAACTTGAGGATTACTATACTTTTTGGCTTGAGGGAAAAAACGCATCTCAAGTTATTTTTATTGAAAGTCTTATCTTATTAAAAGCAGAATATTTTGCAAGGACAGAAAAACCAGTGCTTTATGATTATGCCTGTGGTACGGGAGGATTAGTTGCAAAAACTTCACAACTCGGGTTTAATTCGCGTGGTAGTGAAATGGATAAGGTATGTGTTGAATTTTGCCAATCAAAAGGTCTTTCTGTGTCACAGGGAGGCATAGAATTATTAGCGAAAGAAAACAATTTAGACATAGTAACCTGTTACCATTCATTAGAACATTTTTTAAACCCTCAGGCATTTATCGATGCCGTCAACTTGGCTTTAAATGACAATGGTTTTTTAGTTCTTGCTGTACCTAATGGGTCATATTATCCAGCACAAGTAGATTTTTTTGGTAAATTTGACTGGTCTTTCTTTCCTGAACACCTTCATTATTTTACCCCTAATTCTATTGATAATTTTTTGTTCAAGAACAATTTTGAAGTTATTTCTATGACCTCAAATTCAGTAGCAGATACGCAGTTAGATTGGCTGCATAAATGTGCAATTATTAATAATTTTAATCCCTCAATACCCCAAGTTCATGCCTTGTATCATTTCATTGATCAAAATCTTTTAGCTAGAGATTTAAGAGTCATTGCTAGAAAAACAAAAAATCCCAAGCCTTTAAATTTTGGACGCAAACATAAATCTCGTTTAGAAGAAGTTAGCCCTGGAAATATCAATGGAATTATTTTTTCGGTCAAAGAGATTGATAACTCAAAAGCAACACCAAAACTTGTTATTAACGTCCAAGCAAATAAAAAGTTAGATAAAGACTATAAGGTACTCTTACATTTGCGAAGGAAAGAAGATAAAAATACTGTTTCTGATGACTGTATTAATCTCGATTTTTATCCTGAAAAACCGACCTCGACTTGGGGATCAAAATCCTTTTGGCGAACTAAAGAATCATTCGATCTTTATGTACCATTATTGCTTGATAATCCATTTACCTGTTATCAAATTGAGATAGGTCTAATAGATACAGAGTTATCTATTGATAATAAATATATTCTCTATCACGATACAATTTGTATGATTGGAACTCTTTGTATTTAG
- a CDS encoding M23 family metallopeptidase: MKQLSDPRSKTSKSAKKRNLLQQGMSFISGLGIVSSQLLLAPISLATDTLVIPDAPPPTVKPEAAAPSPVKIPKSSFSPEPAPATKPVLEVAPVKPITPKVAPKASISNHSGTAAPKIQLSAPKIAPPNPQVQNLTPINSPLSPIQQKTTPIAPSVTIQGKNSYIDPTSYGITPNNKVVPPSSVILTERSTGCQTISQNGQLLRGSCGSVASQPAIPQTTKEALAPRRIRLASRQQPSTTTVARTFNYSASANYSAPAQPSSFRARPVSSQQVISLQPIGRKGLSISLEPVPRYNRAASLYGRMASQLTPQQHQTDLMYPVPIAASITSAFGWRIHPIAGTGRQHEGTDIGAPLGTPVLAAYAGEVAQADWAGGYGLMVVLRHLEGTQESRYAHLSEIYVQPGEWVEQGTVIGRVGSTGYSTGPHLHFEWRHLTDEGWVAVDAGVHLEYALENLIRSMQMAEAQAKPQG; the protein is encoded by the coding sequence ATGAAACAACTATCTGACCCACGATCAAAAACCTCTAAATCGGCGAAAAAACGCAATTTGTTGCAACAAGGAATGAGTTTTATTAGTGGACTAGGGATTGTCAGTAGTCAACTTTTATTAGCTCCTATTAGCTTAGCCACGGATACTTTAGTTATTCCTGATGCACCTCCCCCAACCGTCAAACCCGAGGCGGCGGCTCCGAGTCCGGTTAAAATCCCAAAATCTTCCTTTTCCCCGGAACCAGCTCCTGCGACTAAACCCGTTTTAGAAGTCGCTCCCGTGAAACCCATTACCCCAAAAGTGGCTCCTAAAGCCTCAATTTCTAATCATTCAGGGACGGCTGCTCCTAAAATACAACTGTCAGCCCCAAAAATTGCCCCTCCTAATCCTCAAGTTCAAAATCTTACCCCTATTAATTCCCCTTTATCCCCTATTCAACAAAAAACAACTCCGATTGCTCCTTCAGTAACCATTCAAGGAAAAAATAGCTATATTGATCCCACCAGCTACGGAATCACCCCCAATAACAAAGTCGTTCCTCCAAGTAGCGTTATTCTTACCGAACGCTCAACGGGATGTCAAACCATCTCCCAAAATGGTCAATTACTGCGAGGGTCCTGTGGTTCAGTTGCTAGTCAACCAGCAATTCCCCAAACCACCAAAGAAGCTCTAGCTCCCCGTCGTATCCGTTTAGCCAGTCGTCAACAACCCTCAACAACGACAGTAGCTAGGACATTTAATTATTCTGCTTCAGCTAATTATTCTGCTCCCGCGCAACCTTCCTCCTTTAGAGCGCGTCCTGTGAGTTCTCAACAAGTGATTAGCTTACAACCTATCGGCAGAAAAGGATTATCCATTTCCTTAGAACCCGTTCCTCGGTATAATCGGGCAGCGAGTCTCTATGGTCGGATGGCTTCCCAACTGACTCCCCAACAGCATCAGACGGATTTAATGTATCCTGTGCCGATCGCAGCTAGTATTACTTCTGCTTTCGGTTGGCGCATTCATCCCATTGCCGGAACTGGCCGTCAACACGAGGGGACGGATATTGGTGCACCGCTAGGAACCCCTGTTTTAGCTGCCTATGCAGGGGAAGTTGCCCAAGCTGACTGGGCTGGCGGTTATGGTTTAATGGTGGTTTTACGCCATTTAGAGGGCACTCAAGAGTCTCGCTATGCTCACCTATCGGAAATCTATGTCCAACCTGGCGAATGGGTTGAACAGGGAACCGTGATCGGACGAGTGGGCAGTACAGGCTATTCCACGGGACCCCATTTGCACTTTGAATGGCGGCATTTAACCGATGAAGGTTGGGTCGCTGTGGATGCGGGGGTACATTTAGAATATGCCTTAGAAAATCTGATACGTTCAATGCAGATGGCAGAAGCTCAAGCTAAACCGCAAGGATAA
- a CDS encoding helix-turn-helix domain-containing protein, with protein sequence MSRKKPTVNLPPEQSNNHSYPLDDPQLSPSHEEATRWRRLVARVKLIRSLTEDESAQMGTPTSELDKPKRPNLEHFKKLLAKLPWQKKSSIDPIEVQREILTEIGFELYHTRREQGLSLEAIAADTCISVGLLQAIETGNLEELPEPIYIRGMLKKFADYLGLDSLALADRFPTDVVLKSTRSPRFQIWLPTIQLRPLHLYFLYIIIVILSVQGISNSLKRAALEMGTHEFHDHSYPSSSLERKREGQ encoded by the coding sequence ATGTCTAGGAAAAAGCCAACCGTCAATCTACCACCAGAGCAATCTAATAATCATTCTTATCCCTTAGATGATCCTCAACTGTCCCCTTCCCATGAAGAGGCAACCCGTTGGCGACGGTTAGTGGCTAGAGTTAAGTTAATTCGCTCATTAACCGAGGATGAGTCGGCACAGATGGGAACCCCTACTTCTGAATTAGACAAGCCTAAACGGCCAAATTTAGAGCATTTCAAGAAACTTTTGGCAAAGCTTCCTTGGCAGAAAAAATCATCAATAGATCCGATTGAAGTGCAACGGGAAATTCTGACGGAGATTGGCTTTGAATTGTATCATACTCGCCGAGAACAAGGATTATCCTTAGAAGCGATCGCCGCCGATACTTGTATTTCTGTCGGGTTATTACAAGCAATTGAAACAGGAAATCTTGAAGAATTGCCCGAACCCATTTATATTCGCGGAATGCTCAAGAAATTTGCTGATTATTTAGGATTAGATAGCCTCGCCTTAGCGGATCGTTTCCCCACTGATGTTGTTTTAAAATCAACTCGTTCTCCCCGTTTTCAGATCTGGTTACCAACTATTCAGTTGCGTCCTCTCCATCTTTACTTTTTATATATCATTATTGTTATTTTATCGGTTCAAGGGATTTCTAACAGTCTCAAACGCGCTGCGTTAGAGATGGGAACTCATGAATTTCATGATCACTCTTATCCATCTTCTTCTCTTGAGAGAAAACGGGAGGGGCAATAG
- a CDS encoding pseudouridine synthase, translating to MEERVQKILSQWGIASRRKAESLILAGRVKVNGNLVKLGDKVDPYCDRLEVDGKRIEPTQRPEFLYILVNKPLGVVSTCDDPQNRPTVLELLPQELRKGTGIHPVGRLDFNSTGALLLTNDGELTLRLTHPRYHLPKTYEVSISGDISETSLQQWREGVMLMGKKTLPAQVEVIHRCRQQTCLKVILIEGRNRQIRRIVEHLGFSVLRLHRTAVGSIALHRPHEPSLPSGHYRLLKASEIRFLKDHAHLLAK from the coding sequence ATGGAAGAACGGGTGCAAAAAATTCTATCCCAGTGGGGAATTGCTTCTCGAAGAAAGGCAGAGTCGTTAATTTTAGCAGGACGGGTTAAAGTCAATGGAAATCTGGTTAAATTAGGGGATAAAGTTGATCCTTACTGCGATCGCCTAGAAGTCGATGGCAAACGGATTGAACCCACTCAAAGACCTGAATTTTTGTATATTTTAGTCAATAAACCTCTAGGAGTGGTTTCTACCTGTGATGATCCCCAAAACCGTCCCACCGTCCTTGAGTTACTCCCTCAAGAACTGCGAAAGGGAACGGGTATCCATCCCGTCGGGAGGCTAGATTTTAACTCTACTGGAGCCCTACTGTTGACCAATGATGGGGAATTAACCTTAAGATTAACCCATCCTCGGTATCACTTACCCAAAACCTACGAAGTGTCGATATCAGGAGATATTTCTGAGACTAGCTTACAACAATGGCGCGAAGGTGTTATGCTAATGGGCAAAAAGACTTTACCTGCTCAGGTAGAGGTCATTCACCGTTGCCGTCAGCAAACCTGCTTAAAAGTGATTCTTATAGAAGGAAGAAATCGCCAAATCCGCCGTATTGTCGAACATCTTGGCTTTAGCGTTCTCAGACTCCATCGCACAGCCGTAGGTTCCATTGCCTTGCATCGTCCCCATGAACCCAGCTTACCCAGCGGCCACTATCGTTTGCTCAAGGCCTCAGAAATTCGTTTTCTAAAGGATCATGCCCATCTATTGGCAAAATAA
- the hemB gene encoding porphobilinogen synthase, whose translation MFPINRPRRLRQTPQLRRMVQETVLTANDLIYPLFAVPGQSVAKEVKSMPGVYQLSVDKIVEEAKEVYDLGIPAIILFGIPDTKDTDATGAWDHNGIVQQAATAVKEAVPELVVVADTCLCEYTNHGHCGYLEVGDLTGRVLNDPTLELLKKTAVSQAKAGADIIAPSGMMDGFVQSIREGLDEAGFQDTPILSYAAKYASAYYGPFRDAAESSPQFGDRRTYQMDPGNVREALKEVELDIAEGADMLMVKPALSYMDVIWRVKEMTDLPVAAYNVSGEYSMVKAAALNGWIDEKKVTLETLISFKRAGADLILTYHAKDAVRWLAEG comes from the coding sequence ATGTTTCCTATTAATCGTCCCCGTCGTTTACGTCAAACCCCCCAACTCCGTCGCATGGTACAGGAAACGGTTTTGACGGCTAATGATCTAATTTATCCCCTATTTGCGGTTCCTGGGCAAAGTGTTGCCAAAGAAGTGAAATCTATGCCAGGAGTTTATCAGCTTTCTGTCGATAAAATTGTCGAAGAAGCCAAAGAAGTTTACGATCTCGGTATTCCTGCTATTATCCTCTTTGGCATCCCCGACACCAAGGATACGGACGCTACAGGGGCATGGGATCATAATGGTATTGTCCAACAAGCTGCCACCGCCGTTAAAGAAGCCGTTCCTGAGTTAGTCGTGGTTGCTGATACCTGTTTATGTGAGTATACCAACCATGGACACTGCGGTTATCTGGAGGTGGGAGACTTAACGGGACGGGTTCTCAACGATCCTACCCTAGAATTATTGAAGAAAACGGCGGTTTCTCAGGCAAAAGCAGGGGCTGATATTATTGCCCCGTCGGGGATGATGGACGGGTTTGTTCAGTCCATTCGGGAAGGGTTGGACGAAGCAGGGTTTCAGGATACGCCTATTCTTTCCTATGCAGCTAAGTACGCTTCTGCCTATTATGGTCCGTTTCGGGATGCGGCGGAGTCTTCCCCCCAATTTGGCGATCGCAGAACCTATCAAATGGACCCCGGCAATGTCCGCGAAGCTCTCAAAGAAGTGGAATTAGACATCGCAGAGGGGGCGGATATGTTGATGGTTAAACCCGCGTTATCCTATATGGATGTGATCTGGCGCGTCAAGGAAATGACCGACCTTCCCGTAGCAGCTTACAATGTTTCTGGGGAATATTCGATGGTTAAAGCGGCTGCTTTGAATGGTTGGATTGATGAGAAAAAAGTGACCCTAGAAACCTTAATTAGTTTTAAACGAGCAGGGGCCGATTTAATCTTAACGTATCATGCCAAAGATGCGGTGCGTTGGTTAGCTGAAGGTTAA